One window of Phycodurus eques isolate BA_2022a chromosome 8, UOR_Pequ_1.1, whole genome shotgun sequence genomic DNA carries:
- the LOC133406198 gene encoding gastrula zinc finger protein XlCGF57.1-like has protein sequence MCARRTAEYEEELCGPKEEKEPQRQLLDDVFNLQPRTVLSRADSTEDLRTEQQEPEPLHIKQEVEDEEVHHIKEEEEPILIKKEEACPHIKQEEEEDSTKFPSTGVPLKREDEGQSEESRGAEPPSSSSSQHMRTEGDGDHCGGSQAAGLLVPQLDCDNMSLHSTHTDKDEEDDEQLEGDMTCQTDNKQWKCSQCGKTFAYKSILKEHVRTHTGERPFSCSICGQRFTVKRSLKIHTRTHTGEKPFSCSVCGQRFSEKGSLIKHSRTHTGEKPFSCTVCSQRFSVKESLKIHTRTHTGEKPFSCTVCGQRFTQKVHLNKHTRTHTGEKPFSCSVCGQRFSVRGSLKIHTRTHTGEKPFSCSVCGQRFSLKGSLKLHTTTHTGEKPFCCSVCGQRFIRKGKLTQHTRTHTGEKPFSCSVCGQRFTRKGTLTRHTRTHTGEKPFSCSDCGQRFSMKEHLKIHTRTHTGEKPFSCSDCGQRFSMKEHLKIHTRTHTGEKPFSCSVCVQRFSYKYQAKAHKCARETSK, from the exons atgtgtgcaagaaggacagccgagtacgaggaggaactttgtggaccaaaagaggagaaggagccacaacGTCAACTACTGGACGATGTGTTCAATCTGCAGCCTCGAACTGTGCTAAGCAGAGCAG ACAGCACTGAAGATCTTCGTACTGAGCagcaggagccagagcccctTCACattaaacaggaagtggaggacgaagaggtccaccacatcaaagaggaagaggagcccattttgattaaaaaagaagaagcgtGCCCCCAcatcaaacaggaagaggaggaggatagcACCAAATTTCCATCGACTGGTGTTCCCTTGAAGAGGgaagatgaaggtcaaagtgaggagagcagaggggcggagcctccaagcagcagctcaagtcaacacatgagaacagaaggtgatggagaccactgtggaggatcacaagcagccGGACTCTTAGTTCCACAATTAGATTGTGACAACATGTCGTTGCACTCTACTCACACTGATAAagatgaggaggatgatgaacagttggaaggtgatatgacatgtcagactgacaacaaacaatggaaatgttctcagtgtgggaaaacattcGCTTATAAGAGCATTTTGAAAGAACACGTGagaacacacacgggagaaagacctttttcctgctcaatttgtggtcaaagattcactgtGAAGagaagcttaaaaatacacacaagaacccacactggtgagaaacctttttcctgctccgtttgtggtcaaagattctctgagaaGGGAAGCTTAATTAAACACtcgagaacccacactggtgagaaacctttttcctgcacagtttgcagtcaaagattctctgtgaaggaaagcttaaaaatacacacaagaacacacactggtgagaagcctttttcctgcacagtttgtggtcaaagattcactcagaaggtacacttaaataaacacacaagaacccacactggtgagaaacctttttcctgctcagtttgtggtcaaagattctctgtgaggggaagcttaaaaatacacacaagaacacacaccggtgagaaacccttttcctgctcagtttgtggtcaaagattctctttgaagggaagcttaaaactgcacacaacaacacacactggtgagaaacccttttgctgctcagtttgtggtcaaagattcattcGGAAGGGAAAGttaacacaacacacaagaacccacactggtgagaaacccttttcGTGCTCAgtctgtggtcaaagattcaccaGGAAGGGAACGTTAACacgacacacaagaacccacactggtgagaaacctttttcctgctcagattgtggccaaagattctctatgaaggaacacttaaaaatacacacaagaacccacactggggagaaacctttttcctgctcagattgtggccaaagattctctatgaaggaacatttaaaaatacacacaagaacccatactggtgagaaacctttttcctgctcagtttgtgttcaaagatTCTCTTATAAGTATCAGGCTAAGGCACACAAGTGTGCTCGTGAAACTAGCAAGTGA
- the timm44 gene encoding mitochondrial import inner membrane translocase subunit TIM44 isoform X1 → MAAPLCQCYKVCVRRYSLAFPSSFLLLHNRANVFRIRSILPNSCQVPQSSLLQARYLSGERGGGRKGFLGEFLDGLKQEISKNKEMKENIKKFRQEAKKLEESDALRHARRKYKTIESETVKTSEILKKKLENLSDTVKEGLEEVTRTEIGKKIKEGMEEAAKTAKTSAESVSKSGEMLGKTGAFKAISEGMESVKKEIGDLGHTGPYRPPARLRKRSEFSSKGSSDGNKVFEANEEAMGVVLHKDSKWYQQWKDFKDNNVVFNRFFEMKMKYDESDNAFIRASRAVTDKMTDLIGGLFSKTEMSEVLTEILKADPSFDKDSFLKQCEHDIIPNILEAMIRGELEVLKDWCYEATYSQLAHPIQQAKALGLQFHSKILDIDSIDLAMGKMMDQGPVLIITFQAQLVTVIRNTKGEVVEGDPDKVLRMMYVWALCRDQEELNPHAAWRLLDISASSTEQIL, encoded by the exons ATGGCGGCCCCCTTGTGTCAGTGTTATAAG GTATGTGTAAGACGATACTCTTTGGCATTCCCCTCATCTTTCTTGCTGCTGCACAACAGAGCCAATGTCTTCAGAATACGCAGCATTCTCCCAAACTCTTGTCAG GTGCCTCAGTCCTCACTTCTCCAGGCAAGATATTTGTCAGGGGAGAGGGGCGGAGGAAGAAAAGGCTTCCTCGGTGAATTCCTCGACGGTTTGAAGCAGGAGATTAGcaaaaacaaggaaatgaaagaaaatatcaaAAAGTTCAGACAAGAGGCCAAAAAACTTGAGGAGTCTGATGCATTGAGGCACGCGCGCAGGAAATAT AAAACAATTGAGTCTGAAACAGTAAAGACTTCTGAGATTCTCAAAAAGAAGTTGGAGAACCTCTCAGACACAGTAAAGGAG GGACTTGAGGAGGTCACACGTACGGAAATTGGAAAGAAGATAAAGGAGGGAATGGAGGAGGCAGCCAAAACGGCAAAGACCTCAGCAGAGAGCGTCTCAAAGAGTGGAGAGATGTTGGGAAAGACTGGTGCATTCAAAGCTATATCAGAG ggTATGGAGAGTGTAAAGAAAGAGATTGGTGACCTGGGCCACACCGGCCCCTACCGGCCCCCTGCTCGACTCAGGAAGAGGAGCGAATTCTCCTCGAAAGGGTCATCGGATGGCAACAAGGTCTTTGAAGCCAACGA GGAAGCCATGGGTGTAGTGCTCCACAAGGACTCCAAATGGTACCAGCAGTGGAAGGACTTTAAAGACAATAATGTTGTCTTCAATA GGTTCTTTGAAATGAAGATGAAGTATGATGAGAGTGACAACGCTTTCATCAGAGCATCGCGGGCTGTCACTGACAAAATGACCGACCTCATAG GTGGACTGTTCTCCAAGACGGAGATGTCAGAAGTGCTGACGGAGATTCTGAAGGCGGACCCGTCCTTCGACAAAGATTCTTTCCTCAAGCAGTGCGAACATGACATCATCCCCAATATTTTGGAG GCAATGATCAGAGGAGAGCTGGAAGTGTTGAAGGACTGGTGTTATGAAGCG ACATACAGTCAGCTAGCACACCCGATCCAGCAAGCCAAGGCCTTGGGACTTCAGTTCCACTCAAAGATCCTGGACATCGACAGCATTGAT CTGGCCATGGGGAAGATGATGGACCAGGGTCCGGTACTGATTATCACCTTTCAAGCTCAGTTAGTGACGGTAATACGAAACACCAAAGGAGAAGTGGTGGAAGGTGACCCT GATAAAGTTCTGAGGATGATGTACGTGTGGGCTCTCTGTCGAGACCAAGAGGAGCTCAACCCACATGCTGCCTGGAGACTGCTTGACATCTCTGCCTCAAGCACTGAACAGATCCTTTAA
- the timm44 gene encoding mitochondrial import inner membrane translocase subunit TIM44 isoform X2: protein MAAPLCQCYKVCVRRYSLAFPSSFLLLHNRANVFRIRSILPNSCQVPQSSLLQARYLSGERGGGRKGFLGEFLDGLKQEISKNKEMKENIKKFRQEAKKLEESDALRHARRKYKTIESETVKTSEILKKKLENLSDTVKEGLEEVTRTEIGKKIKEGMEEAAKTAKTSAESVSKSGEMLGKTGAFKAISEGMESVKKEIGDLGHTGPYRPPARLRKRSEFSSKGSSDGNKVFEANEEAMGVVLHKDSKWYQQWKDFKDNNVVFNRFFEMKMKYDESDNAFIRASRAVTDKMTDLIGGLFSKTEMSEVLTEILKADPSFDKDSFLKQCEHDIIPNILETYSQLAHPIQQAKALGLQFHSKILDIDSIDLAMGKMMDQGPVLIITFQAQLVTVIRNTKGEVVEGDPDKVLRMMYVWALCRDQEELNPHAAWRLLDISASSTEQIL from the exons ATGGCGGCCCCCTTGTGTCAGTGTTATAAG GTATGTGTAAGACGATACTCTTTGGCATTCCCCTCATCTTTCTTGCTGCTGCACAACAGAGCCAATGTCTTCAGAATACGCAGCATTCTCCCAAACTCTTGTCAG GTGCCTCAGTCCTCACTTCTCCAGGCAAGATATTTGTCAGGGGAGAGGGGCGGAGGAAGAAAAGGCTTCCTCGGTGAATTCCTCGACGGTTTGAAGCAGGAGATTAGcaaaaacaaggaaatgaaagaaaatatcaaAAAGTTCAGACAAGAGGCCAAAAAACTTGAGGAGTCTGATGCATTGAGGCACGCGCGCAGGAAATAT AAAACAATTGAGTCTGAAACAGTAAAGACTTCTGAGATTCTCAAAAAGAAGTTGGAGAACCTCTCAGACACAGTAAAGGAG GGACTTGAGGAGGTCACACGTACGGAAATTGGAAAGAAGATAAAGGAGGGAATGGAGGAGGCAGCCAAAACGGCAAAGACCTCAGCAGAGAGCGTCTCAAAGAGTGGAGAGATGTTGGGAAAGACTGGTGCATTCAAAGCTATATCAGAG ggTATGGAGAGTGTAAAGAAAGAGATTGGTGACCTGGGCCACACCGGCCCCTACCGGCCCCCTGCTCGACTCAGGAAGAGGAGCGAATTCTCCTCGAAAGGGTCATCGGATGGCAACAAGGTCTTTGAAGCCAACGA GGAAGCCATGGGTGTAGTGCTCCACAAGGACTCCAAATGGTACCAGCAGTGGAAGGACTTTAAAGACAATAATGTTGTCTTCAATA GGTTCTTTGAAATGAAGATGAAGTATGATGAGAGTGACAACGCTTTCATCAGAGCATCGCGGGCTGTCACTGACAAAATGACCGACCTCATAG GTGGACTGTTCTCCAAGACGGAGATGTCAGAAGTGCTGACGGAGATTCTGAAGGCGGACCCGTCCTTCGACAAAGATTCTTTCCTCAAGCAGTGCGAACATGACATCATCCCCAATATTTTGGAG ACATACAGTCAGCTAGCACACCCGATCCAGCAAGCCAAGGCCTTGGGACTTCAGTTCCACTCAAAGATCCTGGACATCGACAGCATTGAT CTGGCCATGGGGAAGATGATGGACCAGGGTCCGGTACTGATTATCACCTTTCAAGCTCAGTTAGTGACGGTAATACGAAACACCAAAGGAGAAGTGGTGGAAGGTGACCCT GATAAAGTTCTGAGGATGATGTACGTGTGGGCTCTCTGTCGAGACCAAGAGGAGCTCAACCCACATGCTGCCTGGAGACTGCTTGACATCTCTGCCTCAAGCACTGAACAGATCCTTTAA